From a single Bacillus pumilus genomic region:
- the nagA gene encoding N-acetylglucosamine-6-phosphate deacetylase has product MSSSLLLSNIHIVTKNKIIANGFVGLRDGKIDYISTSPPTGNYEKVYISRENFYLLPGMIDIHIHGGYGADVMDATSEAMNTLADNLPSEGTTSFLATTITQNHQEIEQALSNVAQWKQSNEQAGSQAQCLGIHLEGPFISKDMAGAQPANWIQQPDLSLFERWLDASAQLIRIVTFAPEEDHDFAFLSLLQEKNIIPSIGHTNAHHDMIELAAKHGARHITHLYNAISSFQHREPNAVGAALTNENLYTELITDGIHSHPLAIKLAYLAKGSDRLMMITDSMRAKGLGNGTYEFGGQTVTVSGEKALLADGTLAGSILRMKDGVKRMKQITHCEWTEIAKMTSTNAAIQLGLDQKLGSIEVGKQADLVIWDESGELMMTICRGQIVFEKKEANH; this is encoded by the coding sequence ATGAGCAGCTCTTTATTGCTCTCCAATATTCACATTGTGACAAAGAATAAGATCATTGCAAACGGTTTTGTCGGTTTACGCGATGGCAAGATTGACTATATTTCAACATCACCACCGACAGGAAATTATGAAAAAGTATATATTTCCCGGGAAAACTTTTATTTACTTCCGGGAATGATTGATATTCACATCCATGGCGGGTATGGTGCAGATGTGATGGATGCGACATCAGAAGCCATGAATACACTTGCAGACAACTTACCCTCAGAAGGAACGACAAGTTTTTTAGCAACCACTATCACTCAAAACCATCAAGAGATTGAACAAGCATTGAGCAATGTGGCTCAGTGGAAACAATCTAATGAACAGGCTGGAAGTCAGGCCCAATGTTTAGGTATCCATCTTGAAGGTCCTTTTATTTCTAAAGATATGGCAGGGGCACAGCCTGCTAATTGGATTCAGCAGCCTGATCTCTCTCTTTTTGAAAGATGGCTAGATGCATCTGCACAGCTAATTCGAATTGTCACATTTGCACCTGAGGAGGACCATGATTTTGCTTTTCTTTCCCTGTTACAAGAAAAGAACATCATCCCTTCTATTGGACATACGAATGCCCATCATGACATGATTGAATTAGCAGCTAAGCATGGTGCTCGCCATATCACGCATCTTTATAATGCGATAAGTTCGTTTCAGCATCGTGAACCAAACGCTGTCGGGGCTGCTCTTACAAACGAGAATCTTTATACTGAGCTGATTACAGATGGAATTCACTCGCATCCACTTGCCATCAAGCTTGCGTATTTGGCAAAAGGAAGTGATCGTTTGATGATGATCACAGACTCGATGCGTGCAAAAGGACTCGGGAATGGAACGTACGAATTTGGCGGCCAAACCGTCACAGTCAGCGGCGAAAAAGCTTTACTCGCAGATGGTACACTTGCAGGTTCAATTTTGCGTATGAAAGATGGCGTCAAACGGATGAAACAAATCACACATTGTGAATGGACAGAGATTGCAAAGATGACCTCAACTAATGCAGCCATTCAGCTAGGACTTGATCAGAAGCTTGGCTCAATCGAAGTCGGGAAACAAGCAGACCTTGTGATTTGGGATGAATCTGGCGAATTAATGATGACGATTTGCCGTGGACAAATCGTCTTTGAGAAAAAGGAGGCCAATCACTAA
- the nagB gene encoding glucosamine-6-phosphate deaminase has product MNIIEFEDKAQLGKEAAALIARTIASKPDAVLGLATGGTPLDTYQELIHLHQAQQLSFKQTKTVNLDEYAGLERDHENSYMTYMKRHLFDHIDLPQDQYFLPNGAAPELEKECLRYDQLIQDIGGIDLQLLGIGQNGHIGFNEPGTPFNSKTHVVELDENTRQANARYFSSIDEVPTHAITMGIASILSSKKILLLASGKLKAKVIQYLEQTEIHPDFPASALKLHDDVTILIDREAGSLR; this is encoded by the coding sequence ATGAACATCATTGAATTTGAAGATAAAGCTCAATTAGGAAAAGAAGCAGCAGCTCTCATTGCTCGCACGATTGCTTCTAAACCAGATGCCGTACTCGGCCTTGCAACGGGCGGCACACCTCTTGATACGTATCAAGAGTTAATTCACCTTCATCAAGCACAGCAATTGTCTTTCAAACAAACAAAAACAGTCAATTTAGATGAATATGCAGGACTTGAACGAGATCATGAAAATAGTTATATGACCTACATGAAACGTCATTTATTTGATCATATTGATCTCCCTCAGGATCAGTATTTCCTCCCAAATGGCGCTGCACCTGAATTAGAAAAAGAATGTTTAAGATATGATCAGCTCATTCAAGATATAGGCGGCATTGATCTTCAACTGCTTGGAATCGGTCAAAATGGACATATCGGGTTTAACGAGCCCGGTACCCCATTCAACTCTAAGACCCATGTCGTGGAACTAGATGAAAACACACGGCAGGCCAATGCAAGATACTTTTCTTCTATTGATGAGGTGCCTACACACGCCATCACCATGGGTATTGCGAGTATTCTTTCAAGTAAAAAAATTCTCCTTCTCGCATCAGGAAAATTAAAAGCGAAAGTGATACAATATTTAGAACAGACAGAGATACATCCAGACTTCCCAGCATCTGCTCTGAAACTTCATGATGATGTGACGATTTTGATTGATCGAGAAGCTGGTTCACTACGCTAA
- a CDS encoding GntR family transcriptional regulator, whose amino-acid sequence MFIDKQSPIPMYHQIMENLKKQIEDGTLAPDTLIPSEREYAERFGISRMTVRQALSNLVNEGYLYRQKGKGTFVSRKKFEQALQGLTSFTEDMRQRGLQASSQLIDFKKTACPEYLLPVLQLSNSEDVFELKRIRLANDEPMAIETSYIPEAFAGDLTQEHLTGSLYEYIETYTGLVIAHAKQELEANVASNEEAQVLSISTGDPVLSIARTTYFQNDIPFEHVLSVYRGDRYKLIHTMER is encoded by the coding sequence ATGTTTATTGATAAGCAGTCACCTATTCCGATGTACCATCAGATTATGGAGAATTTGAAAAAACAGATTGAGGATGGAACATTAGCACCTGATACACTCATTCCTTCTGAAAGAGAATATGCCGAACGCTTTGGTATAAGTCGAATGACTGTCAGACAGGCCTTATCGAATCTTGTGAACGAAGGATATTTGTATCGACAAAAAGGAAAAGGCACCTTTGTGAGTCGAAAAAAGTTTGAACAGGCGCTTCAAGGCTTAACAAGCTTTACAGAGGATATGCGCCAGCGTGGGCTTCAAGCTTCAAGTCAACTGATTGACTTCAAGAAAACCGCATGTCCTGAGTACTTGCTGCCAGTCTTACAACTATCAAATAGCGAAGATGTATTTGAACTCAAACGGATACGCCTTGCAAATGATGAACCAATGGCAATTGAAACGAGCTATATCCCTGAAGCATTTGCAGGAGATTTAACACAGGAACATTTAACTGGCTCTTTATATGAATATATAGAGACTTACACAGGCCTTGTAATTGCTCATGCAAAACAAGAGCTTGAAGCGAATGTAGCTTCAAATGAAGAAGCACAGGTGCTGTCTATTTCAACAGGCGATCCCGTTCTCTCAATTGCAAGAACGACTTATTTTCAGAATGACATTCCATTTGAACATGTGCTTTCCGTTTATAGAGGGGATCGTTACAAACTCATTCATACAATGGAAAGATAA
- a CDS encoding metallophosphoesterase produces MVNVSRQMMLLCFFIILFCFSQPASAGSFVQTQVNIPDKPFSPFIFDPFHVDIRPVLGGESRDLQFRASITDPEQILSANLYYKQSDELGYRLVPMERLPGMKPEFTAKIPPEQLWNSTVDYYAEFLTQKSVIKTAEKSVHLNGFEEDLSRIPDLVITEIVVNSKNRKGKDAFEFIEVYNTTHEPISLKHYQLRYRDPAQGTDMDDVYSFHTNPVSVSPGKPYVFWLRKKGQEHLTVADFNAMYKSQLKEGEHLSVIESKGLSNSKSRLVSIATNIGEEISSAAFRLKPSWFSEHKSLLFKYPMDGTQQMKLISKIEEEPTPGRVLKAQIPSEKKEISQDIHKPVIEDMTVRKPVKPTESIEIKANVQDDQVVKTVKLRYRTNRKDDFKEILLQKDHNDRLFHHIIYSPELIGKEQLEYQLEASDGENTAMTMKKTIDVEQVSKAHGLRFNVEEGETVSGLFPLKATSDQKKSMKLWIDGKRNQQVSFALEADPYIAFEVKGTNLYFKNGVSVGNRLLSVFDDSTKVYRTYTMPIPEAEMKETGPQTVSFHAGTKSSPVDRMPGENHDDFELKNVRMILSNGTQIPPIHADPQKEWKMGDSGNAKKVRTFQFNIPKEAYVSTYLKWDTRRLKEGSHLIEAKTSDEQASVRVNVDNTGPNIKTNVQTKDPYKGAFTLKAKVTDRWSDIEEMKAYVDGKLISLPYQTSSSELDPGEHTLIIKAKDAAGNMSTVKKKFKTVHEHPETPERVADKTKMKSSKQTVLTKDPTNDKLDYSFYRAYQYTSLHPSMKIMKYAAETEPPKSFNEKGEVIFSNQERNRIAFADGKSVETKDLNRFPYHRFQIKVHQDVREKDVVEAMWKGSSLSGRKVTMYAWNHLQEKWDKITQHVAKDQKEFHLKGLLSVRQYMKNQTFDLLVQDEISKTQKPYKMVWMSDTQYYAKSYPHIFKHMVEWIRDQREKLNIQYVFHTGDIVDDSKDKQWHRADTFMRVLDDHQIPYGVLAGNHDVRHKDGIYAEYGKYFGEKRFANKPYYGESYQNNRGHYDLISAGGNDYMMVYMGWGIKQDEIDWLNRVISEHPDRIVILNFHEYLLVSGNRSPIGDLIFHQVVKRHPNIVAVFSGHYHGASRKVDELDDDRDGKVDRKVYQILADYQSGPEGGQGFMRVITADQEKNQLHFTTYSPYMNQEHFYDPKTYGDQDEFSIDVDLTPKMKSVKTNYFELNVYTNVLIGEARGVKSGKKASFEWKGLKPNEDYYWYTVAKDRFQGKAMSPIWKIHTKNDHEATFLRK; encoded by the coding sequence ATGGTGAACGTGAGCAGACAAATGATGCTTTTATGTTTTTTTATCATTCTTTTTTGTTTCAGTCAGCCTGCTTCAGCAGGATCTTTTGTTCAAACACAAGTCAATATACCGGACAAGCCTTTTTCTCCTTTTATTTTTGATCCATTTCATGTGGATATCCGTCCAGTTCTAGGAGGGGAAAGCCGTGATCTCCAGTTTCGTGCGTCTATTACGGATCCAGAACAAATTTTGTCTGCGAATTTGTACTATAAGCAAAGTGATGAACTGGGGTACCGATTGGTGCCAATGGAAAGGTTACCAGGAATGAAGCCAGAATTTACAGCGAAAATTCCGCCAGAACAATTATGGAATTCAACCGTTGATTACTATGCAGAGTTCCTTACGCAAAAATCTGTCATCAAAACGGCAGAAAAATCTGTTCACTTAAATGGATTTGAAGAGGACCTTTCTCGCATTCCAGATTTAGTTATCACAGAAATTGTCGTCAATTCAAAAAATCGAAAAGGCAAAGATGCATTTGAATTTATCGAAGTATATAACACGACACACGAGCCTATCTCTCTTAAACATTATCAGCTCCGCTACCGCGATCCTGCACAAGGCACCGATATGGATGATGTGTATTCCTTTCACACAAATCCAGTCAGTGTGTCACCAGGAAAACCGTATGTTTTCTGGCTAAGGAAAAAAGGACAGGAGCATTTAACTGTAGCGGACTTTAATGCCATGTACAAAAGTCAATTAAAAGAGGGAGAACACCTATCTGTTATCGAGAGCAAAGGGCTGTCCAACTCTAAATCTCGTCTTGTTTCCATCGCTACAAACATAGGGGAGGAGATTTCTTCAGCCGCGTTTCGTTTGAAGCCGTCATGGTTTAGTGAGCATAAATCCTTGCTGTTCAAATATCCAATGGATGGCACTCAGCAAATGAAGCTGATCTCGAAAATTGAGGAAGAGCCCACACCTGGAAGGGTGCTAAAAGCACAAATTCCATCTGAGAAAAAAGAAATTTCTCAAGATATTCATAAACCTGTGATTGAAGATATGACAGTAAGGAAACCAGTCAAACCAACTGAAAGCATAGAAATTAAAGCAAATGTACAGGATGATCAGGTCGTCAAAACAGTCAAGCTGCGCTATCGAACAAATCGGAAAGATGATTTCAAGGAGATCCTGCTTCAAAAAGATCATAATGACCGATTATTTCATCATATTATTTATTCACCTGAGCTGATTGGCAAAGAACAATTGGAATATCAGCTTGAAGCGTCAGACGGTGAAAATACTGCAATGACGATGAAAAAAACAATCGATGTGGAACAGGTTAGCAAAGCCCACGGGCTTCGGTTCAATGTGGAAGAAGGAGAGACGGTTTCAGGATTATTCCCATTAAAGGCAACGTCCGATCAGAAAAAAAGCATGAAATTGTGGATAGATGGAAAGCGAAACCAGCAAGTGTCTTTTGCCCTTGAAGCAGATCCATATATCGCTTTTGAAGTCAAAGGGACGAATTTATATTTTAAAAATGGTGTGTCCGTAGGTAACCGCTTACTTTCTGTTTTTGATGATTCGACAAAAGTGTATCGTACCTATACAATGCCAATACCAGAAGCAGAGATGAAAGAGACAGGTCCCCAAACGGTCTCTTTCCATGCTGGAACAAAGTCTTCTCCTGTTGACCGGATGCCTGGAGAGAATCACGATGATTTTGAATTAAAAAACGTCCGGATGATCCTGTCGAATGGGACTCAAATTCCTCCAATTCATGCAGATCCGCAAAAAGAATGGAAAATGGGGGACAGTGGTAATGCCAAAAAGGTAAGAACATTTCAATTTAATATCCCAAAAGAAGCTTATGTTTCAACCTATTTGAAATGGGACACAAGAAGATTGAAGGAAGGGTCGCATCTGATTGAGGCCAAAACTTCAGATGAGCAGGCATCTGTCCGAGTGAACGTCGATAACACGGGTCCAAACATTAAGACCAATGTCCAAACTAAGGATCCATATAAAGGGGCATTTACGTTAAAAGCAAAGGTAACGGATCGGTGGAGTGACATAGAAGAGATGAAGGCATATGTAGATGGAAAGCTAATTTCCTTGCCATATCAGACGTCCTCTAGTGAATTAGACCCAGGGGAGCACACGTTGATCATCAAAGCAAAAGATGCAGCAGGAAACATGTCGACGGTGAAAAAAAAATTCAAGACAGTGCATGAACACCCTGAGACACCAGAACGAGTAGCAGATAAGACGAAAATGAAGTCGTCGAAGCAAACTGTACTCACGAAGGATCCAACAAATGATAAGCTGGATTACTCCTTTTACCGTGCTTATCAATATACATCACTGCATCCATCAATGAAAATTATGAAATATGCAGCGGAGACAGAACCGCCAAAGAGCTTTAATGAAAAAGGGGAAGTGATCTTTTCTAATCAAGAAAGGAATCGCATTGCATTTGCAGATGGTAAATCAGTTGAAACGAAAGATTTAAATCGTTTTCCCTATCATCGCTTTCAAATCAAGGTACATCAAGATGTACGTGAAAAAGATGTTGTGGAAGCAATGTGGAAAGGGAGTTCATTGTCAGGGAGAAAGGTGACCATGTATGCATGGAATCATCTTCAGGAAAAGTGGGATAAAATCACGCAACATGTTGCTAAGGACCAAAAAGAATTTCACCTAAAAGGCTTGCTGTCAGTCAGACAGTACATGAAGAATCAAACGTTTGATTTGCTTGTACAGGATGAAATCAGCAAAACGCAAAAGCCTTATAAAATGGTTTGGATGTCTGACACACAATATTATGCAAAGAGTTACCCTCATATCTTTAAACACATGGTCGAGTGGATTAGAGATCAGCGAGAGAAATTAAACATCCAATATGTGTTCCATACAGGTGATATTGTGGATGATTCAAAGGATAAACAATGGCATCGTGCTGATACTTTTATGCGTGTGTTAGATGATCATCAAATTCCTTACGGTGTTTTAGCAGGAAATCATGATGTTCGACATAAGGATGGCATTTATGCGGAATATGGGAAATATTTCGGAGAGAAACGCTTTGCAAATAAACCTTACTATGGGGAATCCTATCAAAATAATCGAGGTCATTATGATCTCATTTCTGCCGGTGGCAATGATTATATGATGGTTTACATGGGCTGGGGCATTAAGCAAGATGAAATTGATTGGTTAAACCGAGTTATTTCTGAGCACCCAGACCGCATCGTTATTTTAAATTTCCATGAGTATTTGTTGGTCAGTGGCAACCGCAGCCCAATTGGCGACCTCATCTTCCATCAGGTAGTGAAACGCCATCCTAATATTGTGGCAGTATTTAGCGGCCACTATCATGGAGCAAGCAGGAAAGTAGATGAACTTGACGATGATAGGGATGGTAAAGTAGACAGGAAAGTATATCAAATACTCGCTGATTATCAGTCAGGGCCTGAAGGTGGACAAGGATTTATGAGGGTAATAACAGCCGACCAAGAAAAAAACCAGCTCCATTTTACGACATACTCCCCCTATATGAATCAAGAGCATTTCTATGATCCTAAAACGTATGGAGATCAAGATGAATTTTCAATCGATGTGGATTTGACGCCGAAGATGAAATCTGTCAAAACCAATTATTTTGAACTCAATGTGTACACAAATGTTCTAATAGGAGAGGCGCGCGGCGTAAAAAGCGGTAAAAAAGCAAGCTTTGAATGGAAAGGGTTAAAGCCGAATGAAGACTATTATTGGTACACTGTAGCAAAGGATCGTTTTCAAGGAAAAGCCATGTCACCTATATGGAAAATTCATACAAAAAATGATCATGAAGCAACATTTCTTAGGAAATAA
- a CDS encoding phage holin family protein → MLRWIVSIFVNALLLIVIAGYFDSGILPGLGSVYIEGFGAAIVASIILSLLNILVKPFLIILTLPVTVLSLGLFLFVINAITLMMTSSFMGDSFNIDGFGTAIWMAVILSIFHLLIQKGIVEPLAKKS, encoded by the coding sequence ATGCTTAGATGGATCGTCAGTATTTTCGTAAATGCATTACTTTTAATCGTCATTGCTGGATATTTTGATTCGGGTATTTTGCCAGGGCTTGGGAGTGTGTATATTGAAGGATTTGGCGCAGCGATTGTGGCAAGTATCATTTTGTCCTTGCTCAATATTTTAGTGAAGCCGTTTTTGATCATTTTGACGCTTCCAGTGACCGTCCTTTCTCTAGGATTGTTCTTATTTGTGATTAATGCCATCACACTCATGATGACATCGAGCTTTATGGGCGATAGTTTTAACATTGATGGGTTCGGAACGGCCATTTGGATGGCTGTCATTTTATCCATTTTCCATCTGTTGATCCAAAAAGGAATCGTCGAGCCGTTAGCGAAAAAAAGCTAA
- a CDS encoding PspC domain-containing protein — MKKLYRSATDKKIAGVVGGLAEYLRVDASLLRILTVIIGFLTAFMPIFLIYFIWYFVVPEEGTN; from the coding sequence ATGAAGAAGCTTTATCGTTCAGCCACAGATAAAAAAATAGCGGGTGTTGTGGGTGGACTTGCTGAATATTTAAGAGTCGATGCATCCCTGCTTCGCATTTTAACAGTCATTATCGGATTTTTGACAGCATTTATGCCAATCTTTTTGATCTACTTCATTTGGTATTTTGTTGTTCCGGAAGAAGGCACTAACTAA
- a CDS encoding DUF4097 family beta strand repeat-containing protein, translated as MNEKERILKLVEDGTLSAKEAITLLEKLEESQSVSLEKSTADHTFYEEKAGTEGKETGTENLGAKLFGWLDSAVKKVKDVDLDLNFGQSVDVEHIFQFKDAALSHLDIQLANGSLNVMPWDDGDIRAECHAKIYRAEDGEQARQQFLNQLDCGLEGDKFFIRTEKKTMKVNVTLYVPRIQYDKIKVKLFNGPIRGEKLKTKELAAKTTNGVVSFASLQAEKVGIETANGQIKLADHECGMIEVETINGLIDLRGKSESIDAQSFNGNIAVQLSDENCRSIYAKTTTGSVDVQIPHACAVTAELKSNLGSISHDLHDAEMIKEKNETLQKEKMIKANQQAAHSISIFAETKTGSIQVKHQSDKE; from the coding sequence ATGAATGAAAAAGAACGTATTTTAAAATTAGTAGAAGACGGGACATTATCGGCAAAAGAAGCGATTACGCTGCTTGAAAAACTAGAAGAAAGTCAGTCTGTTTCATTAGAAAAATCAACGGCTGATCACACCTTTTATGAAGAAAAAGCTGGCACAGAAGGCAAAGAAACTGGTACCGAAAATCTTGGTGCAAAGCTGTTTGGCTGGTTAGATTCTGCGGTAAAAAAGGTCAAAGACGTAGATCTTGATTTGAACTTTGGACAGTCGGTCGATGTTGAGCATATTTTTCAGTTCAAAGACGCCGCCCTCTCTCATTTAGATATTCAATTGGCGAACGGTAGTCTCAATGTGATGCCTTGGGACGATGGGGATATTCGGGCAGAGTGCCATGCGAAGATTTACCGTGCAGAGGACGGAGAGCAGGCAAGACAGCAATTTCTCAATCAGTTAGACTGTGGACTCGAAGGAGATAAATTTTTTATTCGGACCGAAAAGAAGACGATGAAAGTCAATGTCACTTTGTACGTACCGCGTATCCAATACGATAAGATCAAGGTCAAGCTGTTTAATGGTCCGATTCGCGGGGAAAAGCTAAAGACAAAAGAACTTGCTGCAAAAACAACCAATGGTGTTGTCTCATTTGCTTCGTTACAGGCAGAAAAAGTCGGAATTGAAACAGCAAACGGACAAATCAAACTGGCGGATCACGAGTGTGGTATGATTGAAGTAGAAACCATTAATGGGCTCATTGACCTGCGCGGAAAAAGTGAATCCATTGATGCCCAAAGCTTTAATGGAAACATTGCTGTCCAGCTATCGGATGAAAATTGCCGTTCTATCTATGCGAAAACGACAACAGGCAGTGTGGACGTCCAGATCCCGCATGCGTGTGCAGTGACCGCTGAGCTGAAAAGCAATCTTGGGTCTATTTCTCACGATTTGCATGATGCAGAGATGATTAAAGAGAAAAACGAAACATTACAAAAAGAAAAAATGATCAAAGCCAACCAACAGGCAGCGCACAGTATATCTATTTTTGCAGAAACAAAAACAGGGTCAATACAAGTAAAGCACCAATCAGACAAGGAGTGA